The sequence GGAACACCGCAAGGGCTTATGCTGAGGCGTATTTCGATAGGCTTGGAGTGGACTCGGTGACCGTTAATCCCTACATGGGGAGGGACTCAATAATCCCGTTTTTAGAGAAAGGACATGCGTTTATTCTGCTTCTAACGAGCAACAAATCCATTGGAGACGTTGAACTTCACGTCTATCCAAAGGTTCTTGAGCTCGCAAGAGAGCTGGAAAAGAGATACCCGAGCAAGGTAGGCATAGTGGTGGGGGCAACAAGAGAAGAATACGTAAGCGAAATCTCCAAAAGGAGCGGAGACCTTTCATGGCTAATTCCCGGCATTGGGGCTCAAGGAGGAAATCCAGAAATTCTCAGAGAATTGAAAGGGAAGGACGTTGTCGTCAACGTTTCAAGGGCCATCATATTTGCAGACAACGTGAGAAAAACGGCGGAGGAGTTTAGAGAGCTGCTTGCAAGGCAGTATTTCGATTAGATATACCCAAATTTTTCTAAAAGGTGCATAATTCCCTCCGCAGCACCTTCACCATAAGGCTTGCTCGTCACATAATCCGCTTTCTTTTTAAGAATCTCTGGAGCTTGAGCTACCGCAATCTTGTATCCCACGACTTCAAAAGCGTCAAGATCGTTTTCGCCATCTCCAATGTGAGCGACTTCCTTTGGGGTTATGCCCAAAATTTCGCACGCCTTCTTCAATCCTTCTCCCTTGTTTACGTGAGGCTGCTTTACGTGTATTGCGTATCCGCTATCAACCGCAACAAGATTTAAACCGAGTTCTCTTATAATCTCCCTAACGGCCTCAACGGGCACGGTTCTTTTTAGCACAAGTCCTGCTCTTCTCTCGCCGAATTTCATTGTGTCGCTCATCTCTGCTTGGGGATAGCGTTTTTTAAGTTCGCTCCACAAGATCATAGAATCTCCCATATCTCCAAGGAAAATTCTGTTGTTCTGCTTATCCCCTATAACACCTCCATCTTCAGCTATAAACGGCCCACTCGTCCCTATTAAGATGCTCGCAGTGTAAGCAAAGCATGCGCTGTTTCCGGTAACCAGCATAACGGGAAGTCCAACTTCTTCTGCTTTCCTAATTGCTTCAAGGGCTTTTTCATGAAGTTTTCTATCGGGATACGTTATCGTGCCGTCGATATCTACAGATATCGCCTTAATCTTCATCTTTCTCACCCTAATGGTCTTTCATGATTTCCCTCAAAAGGCTTGTGGCATAAACGCCCTTGGGCAAGAAAAATCGGAAGATAAGCCCCTCATCAAATGCCCTGTATTTGAACTTCTTGGGCTTTATTAGCAGTTCTCTCCTCCCACCAGGCTCTGCCAGGATTTTTAGGTGCTTCATTTTAAAATCTTCAAGCGTTATCCCTTCTTCTTCCAGCACTTCCCTCTCAATTCTGCCCATTTCCCCGTCGGCAAGCCGTGATGCAAATCCGAAAATTGGGCCCGTAACCATAGCTTCACCAGCTTTAATCTTTTCGTTCACAAACCTAAGAGTTCTTTCAGTAACTTTGAATGTCTTGCTTCTTATGGGAAGCCCATTCTTTACTTGACATACAATATCCCCCGGAAGGGCTTCATTGAGAGGCAGGCCTTCTTCAATTCTCCTTGAGAGCACTTTGTTGAAAAGATAAGACTGATAGGAGTGTATGAATATCCTCACTATCGGCCTTGGAAGGACTGCAAAGGCTTTTTTCCAGCTCCTTGTTTCCTTGTATTTGTATAGCATAGCTCTCTCGTATCTTAAAAAGTTGGGGAACTCTTCTAGAGCTTTTTCCACGTCCCCACTTTCCAAAAAGTTTTTCCTCGCTTCATCTCCCATCATTTCACCAGTGTACTCTCCCAAAAACTTAAACGCCGCTTCTTCGAACTTCCCCTTCAAGAGGAGCTTTCCTACCTCGTGGTTAATGACCCTTT comes from Thermococcus aggregans and encodes:
- the pyrF gene encoding orotidine-5'-phosphate decarboxylase gives rise to the protein MFIKKYRKARDKNASILVVGLDSDVERIKGFDSVLEFNEHIVKETADLVCGYKINIAFYEKLGWKGYKELEETIELIKNETDLPIILDAKRGDIGNTARAYAEAYFDRLGVDSVTVNPYMGRDSIIPFLEKGHAFILLLTSNKSIGDVELHVYPKVLELARELEKRYPSKVGIVVGATREEYVSEISKRSGDLSWLIPGIGAQGGNPEILRELKGKDVVVNVSRAIIFADNVRKTAEEFRELLARQYFD
- a CDS encoding phosphoglycolate phosphatase; amino-acid sequence: MKIKAISVDIDGTITYPDRKLHEKALEAIRKAEEVGLPVMLVTGNSACFAYTASILIGTSGPFIAEDGGVIGDKQNNRIFLGDMGDSMILWSELKKRYPQAEMSDTMKFGERRAGLVLKRTVPVEAVREIIRELGLNLVAVDSGYAIHVKQPHVNKGEGLKKACEILGITPKEVAHIGDGENDLDAFEVVGYKIAVAQAPEILKKKADYVTSKPYGEGAAEGIMHLLEKFGYI
- the truD gene encoding tRNA pseudouridine(13) synthase TruD; this translates as MDYKEFFAQFKYLSSLPGIGGRIKTYPEDFIVKEKIPKSVFKGDSCLIYLLKKRNWETMAAIKEIAKRVGIDYKSIGFAGTKDRHAVTYQYISICTENLEEIKSRLDSLNIQDISLKFVGYGRRLKLGMLLGNYFRIVVRDVDPETALQRTKEILAELKLKGGFPNYFGYQRFGEKRVINHEVGKLLLKGKFEEAAFKFLGEYTGEMMGDEARKNFLESGDVEKALEEFPNFLRYERAMLYKYKETRSWKKAFAVLPRPIVRIFIHSYQSYLFNKVLSRRIEEGLPLNEALPGDIVCQVKNGLPIRSKTFKVTERTLRFVNEKIKAGEAMVTGPIFGFASRLADGEMGRIEREVLEEEGITLEDFKMKHLKILAEPGGRRELLIKPKKFKYRAFDEGLIFRFFLPKGVYATSLLREIMKDH